In Winkia neuii, a genomic segment contains:
- a CDS encoding ABC transporter ATP-binding protein: MAENVKTGVEVPLGSISVLVNNISVTYKSEVNDDRARRRHSLPTRALMRVLGRNPRREVHALRDVSFAVRSGEAVGLVGLNGSGKSTLLRIIAGVETPNSGVVKASSQPVLLGVSAALSPDLSGYRNIKLGCLAMGMEPAQVQEAIPRVAALADIGDALYRPMRTYSSGMGSRLRFAIATASRPDILLIDEALNTGDAAFRERSEDAMTKMRQNAGTMFLVSHAAQTVEEMCTRAIWLHKGRVIQDGDAYTVARNYRKWSWLLAKNQHEQAQQIFAETLEQFEEPDLVELSHMEGTIRRHGA; this comes from the coding sequence ATGGCCGAGAACGTTAAGACCGGGGTGGAGGTTCCACTTGGTTCCATATCAGTGCTGGTGAACAACATTTCTGTTACCTACAAGAGCGAGGTAAATGACGACCGTGCTCGGCGGCGGCATTCGCTTCCCACGAGGGCGCTAATGCGGGTGCTCGGGCGCAATCCGCGCCGCGAAGTGCATGCACTTAGGGACGTTTCTTTCGCCGTCCGGTCCGGCGAAGCAGTGGGATTGGTAGGGCTAAACGGCTCGGGTAAATCCACTTTGCTCCGCATTATTGCTGGCGTGGAGACCCCAAATTCCGGAGTGGTAAAGGCTTCTTCGCAACCCGTTTTGTTGGGAGTGTCGGCGGCACTTAGCCCGGATCTGTCCGGGTACCGGAATATAAAACTGGGGTGTTTGGCCATGGGCATGGAGCCGGCGCAGGTGCAGGAGGCAATCCCCCGAGTGGCGGCACTTGCCGATATTGGAGACGCTCTTTACCGTCCTATGCGTACTTATTCTTCCGGTATGGGCTCTAGGCTGCGTTTTGCTATTGCAACTGCCTCCCGGCCGGATATCTTGCTGATAGATGAGGCGCTCAACACCGGCGATGCCGCTTTTCGGGAACGTTCCGAGGACGCCATGACTAAGATGCGCCAAAACGCGGGCACGATGTTCTTGGTTTCTCATGCCGCGCAGACGGTAGAAGAGATGTGCACCAGAGCAATCTGGCTTCATAAGGGGCGCGTGATCCAGGACGGGGATGCCTACACGGTGGCGCGTAACTACCGCAAATGGTCGTGGCTGTTGGCTAAGAATCAGCACGAACAGGCACAGCAGATTTTTGCCGAAACGCTCGAGCAGTTCGAGGAACCAGATTTGGTGGAGCTTTCCCATATGGAAGGGACTATTAGGCGCCATGGCGCCTAG
- a CDS encoding ABC transporter permease, with protein MNEDLNSWLSEITIDTSPYGITYLADWNLKPVVGRPPLRTYISQLWGRRHFIWQNARARAFGKSKNMLLGHAWLILHPLLDIGIYGLMFGLLLKTSRGVPRFVGYLAIGVIFFAFFTSALNGGSNLIRGGRNLIRAFAFPRAALAFSLAVRNFVDSLPTIATLLICLAIGYGTAAVGPTWFFLIPLLALQQLFCTGLILIGGKLCHMVPDLGALINLLSRFWFYGSGIFFSVKRFEHIPIAVTLMEWNPAYQFLTAYRECLLYGRVPALSLFGTIAAWSIGVFVFGFVFFWQREVEYGRER; from the coding sequence GTGAACGAGGATTTGAACAGTTGGCTTTCGGAAATAACGATCGATACTTCCCCATACGGCATCACTTATCTGGCCGACTGGAACTTGAAACCGGTGGTAGGCAGGCCGCCCCTGCGCACTTACATCAGCCAGCTGTGGGGGCGGCGCCACTTCATCTGGCAGAACGCTCGGGCAAGGGCTTTCGGCAAGTCTAAGAACATGCTTTTGGGGCATGCCTGGTTGATCTTGCATCCCCTGCTGGACATTGGCATTTACGGGCTGATGTTCGGCCTCCTCTTAAAGACTTCGCGAGGCGTACCGCGTTTCGTCGGTTATCTTGCCATTGGCGTTATCTTCTTCGCGTTCTTCACTTCCGCGCTCAACGGCGGGTCGAACCTGATCCGTGGCGGACGAAACCTAATTCGCGCATTCGCTTTTCCGAGGGCGGCGCTGGCGTTCTCGTTGGCCGTGCGCAACTTCGTCGATTCCCTCCCCACTATTGCCACGTTGTTGATCTGTCTAGCTATTGGGTACGGCACGGCGGCCGTAGGGCCCACGTGGTTCTTCCTAATTCCCCTGCTTGCCCTGCAACAGCTGTTTTGCACCGGCCTCATTCTGATCGGCGGCAAACTCTGCCACATGGTGCCTGACCTGGGAGCGCTGATCAACCTACTGTCGCGGTTCTGGTTTTACGGGTCGGGCATTTTCTTCTCGGTCAAGCGCTTCGAGCACATCCCGATCGCCGTGACACTGATGGAGTGGAATCCTGCATACCAATTCCTTACCGCCTACCGCGAGTGCCTGCTGTACGGCAGAGTGCCTGCGCTGTCGTTGTTCGGCACCATTGCGGCGTGGAGCATCGGCGTGTTCGTCTTTGGTTTTGTTTTCTTCTGGCAGCGGGAGGTCGAATATGGCCGAGAACGTTAA
- a CDS encoding glycosyltransferase family 4 protein, which produces MLQRDLQRAAQTAQPSPRNGFEAAVWALAGMCPPRKYGRAYARFLQRIGKIPEAIDAAPPALQSRLVANAAIQTDGFALPTADLPARTYQVPQGRHRALHILTNSLPFTQSGYSLRTHQVLLAQTQAGISVRALTRLGYPLIIGKVATSDRQQIDGVDYARMLPASWPRLWPARLARSAKEAAIAANSFAPNVLHTTTDFKNALVTAALAKRFDLPWVYEMRGELESTWLSKLPEEYRASGETSWYYRHLARKETLMAAMADAVVVLSAVHKQRLCARGVDAHKIFVVPNLPLSPPAQCTRLQARAQLGIPADRKLFGSISSIVAYEGLETAIYALAQLCQRGEDVHLALVGSGESVPALKALAAKCQVAHRVSFVGRVSPERARLWYKALDCFVIPRRDEPVTRTVTPIKGMEAVAAGTPLICSNLPALAEITPPSPSGTLVEAANVSAWADAVAKVLNHPVPVAAPPLRTWADNAQIYDQIYKKVRGI; this is translated from the coding sequence ATGCTGCAGCGGGATTTACAGAGGGCGGCGCAGACGGCACAGCCTAGCCCTCGCAATGGTTTTGAGGCAGCGGTGTGGGCGTTGGCGGGAATGTGCCCACCAAGGAAATACGGGCGCGCCTATGCGCGTTTTCTGCAGCGAATTGGGAAAATTCCGGAGGCCATCGATGCCGCTCCCCCGGCACTGCAATCCCGCCTGGTCGCAAACGCCGCAATCCAAACGGATGGTTTTGCTCTGCCTACCGCGGATCTGCCGGCTCGCACCTACCAGGTGCCGCAGGGCCGCCACCGCGCTTTGCACATTCTTACCAATTCCCTCCCCTTCACCCAATCTGGCTATTCCCTGCGCACTCACCAGGTGCTGCTGGCGCAGACACAGGCCGGTATCTCAGTGCGCGCCTTGACCCGCCTTGGATACCCCCTGATAATCGGCAAGGTTGCCACTTCTGACAGGCAGCAAATAGACGGTGTCGACTACGCCCGGATGCTGCCCGCTAGTTGGCCCAGGCTGTGGCCTGCCCGACTTGCCCGGTCTGCAAAAGAGGCCGCCATCGCCGCCAACTCTTTTGCCCCAAATGTCTTACACACCACCACCGACTTTAAGAATGCCTTGGTGACAGCTGCTCTGGCCAAGCGTTTCGACCTCCCCTGGGTTTACGAGATGCGCGGTGAGCTCGAAAGTACCTGGCTATCCAAACTGCCGGAAGAATATCGGGCGAGCGGCGAAACCAGCTGGTACTACCGGCACCTAGCCCGAAAAGAAACGCTGATGGCAGCAATGGCAGACGCCGTTGTCGTCCTCTCTGCCGTGCATAAACAAAGGCTGTGTGCCCGTGGGGTGGACGCGCACAAGATCTTCGTAGTGCCCAATCTGCCACTATCTCCTCCCGCCCAATGCACCCGCCTCCAGGCGCGCGCCCAGCTGGGCATTCCTGCTGATCGCAAACTGTTCGGCTCCATTTCTTCCATCGTCGCCTACGAAGGCCTAGAAACGGCTATCTATGCCCTGGCACAGCTGTGCCAGCGCGGCGAGGACGTCCATCTTGCACTCGTCGGTTCTGGCGAATCAGTCCCCGCGCTAAAGGCGCTGGCGGCCAAATGTCAGGTAGCGCACCGGGTCAGTTTCGTAGGCCGGGTATCCCCCGAACGGGCTCGCCTGTGGTACAAGGCGCTGGATTGTTTTGTGATTCCTAGGCGCGATGAGCCGGTAACCAGGACTGTCACACCCATTAAAGGCATGGAGGCGGTAGCGGCGGGCACGCCCCTCATCTGTTCCAATTTGCCCGCGTTAGCCGAGATCACGCCACCGTCCCCATCCGGCACTCTGGTTGAGGCTGCCAACGTGAGCGCCTGGGCGGATGCCGTCGCAAAAGTCTTGAACCATCCTGTTCCTGTCGCCGCGCCGCCGCTGCGGACGTGGGCCGACAATGCGCAAATATACGATCAAATCTACAAGAAAGTGCGGGGGATCTGA
- the rpoB gene encoding DNA-directed RNA polymerase subunit beta, whose protein sequence is MAALSTSDAPVARHRISFNQIQEPMQLPNLLGLQMQSFDWLLGNEAWKERVEESQASGSNELPAMSGLEEVFAEISPIRDFGETMSLSFREYYFDQPKYSIDECKEKDYTYSAPLFVTAEFVNENTGEIKSQTVFMGDFPLMTPRGTFIINGTERVVVSQLVRSPGVYFERTADKTSDKDIFGCRFIPSRGAWLEMEIDKRENVGVRIDRKRKQSATIFLRALGMTPEEIRSEFKDYPVMLETLEKDPEAIRTTEDAQTDIYRKIRPGEPASAEAGRSLLEGFYFNDKRYDLAKVGRYKINKKLGIETSLDESTLRIEDIITAFKYLLAIHAGQRTFPGVRKGQEVEMRVETDDIDHFGNRRIRAVGELIQVQVRTGMSRMERVVRERMTTQDVEAITPQTLINIRPVVAAIKEFFGTSQLSQFMDQNNPLAGLTHKRRLSALGPGGLSRDRAGMEVRDVHPSHYGRMCPIETPEGPNIGLIGSLASYARINPFGFVETPYRRVVDGKVTDELEYLTADDENGSYIAQASTPMDDEGNILGEEVVCRIAGGDPALVPVEDVDYIDVSARQMCSVATALIPFLEHDDANRALMGANMQRQAVPLLKTEAPMVGTGMERRCAIDAGDSVVAAKAGVVEELDADAISVLNDDGTHQVYKLEKFERSNPGNCSNQHVAVEVGQRVEKGDLLADGPATDGGELALGKNLLVAYMSWEGLNYEDAIILSRRVVQDDVLTSIHIEEHEIDARETKLGLEEITRDIPNVGEDALANLDERGIIRIGAEVTSGDILVGKVTPKGETELTSEERLLRAIFGEKAREVRDTSMRVPHGESGIVIGVREFNDEEDELPPGVKHMVRVYVAQRRKITVGDKMSGRHGNKGVVSKILPVEDMPFMEDGTPVDIILNPLGVPGRMNVGQVLEMHLGWIASQGWDATEALKNNEEWTKLLPKDGLKAPARSLLATPVFDGVQQEELNGLLTCTLPNRDGVRMVNDLGKAQLFDGRSGEPFPYRIAVGYKYMLKLHHLVDDKIHARSTGPYSMITQQPLGGKAQFGGQRFGEMEVWAMEAYGAAYALQELLTVKSDDIVGRVKVYEAIVKGDDIPEPGIPESFRVLIQEMRSLCLNVEALDAEGTAVSLRDEEDDAGRATEELGINLGARPNAASSTLDEI, encoded by the coding sequence TTGGCTGCCTTGAGCACCTCAGACGCACCGGTGGCACGCCACCGAATCTCATTCAACCAAATTCAAGAACCAATGCAGCTGCCCAACCTGCTGGGCCTGCAGATGCAGTCCTTCGATTGGCTGCTTGGAAACGAAGCATGGAAGGAAAGGGTCGAAGAATCTCAGGCATCCGGTTCTAACGAACTGCCTGCGATGTCCGGCCTCGAAGAAGTGTTCGCCGAAATCAGCCCTATTCGCGATTTTGGCGAGACGATGTCTCTGTCGTTCCGGGAATACTACTTCGACCAGCCCAAGTACTCCATTGACGAATGCAAAGAGAAGGACTACACCTACTCTGCTCCGCTGTTCGTCACCGCCGAGTTCGTAAACGAAAACACTGGCGAAATTAAGTCGCAGACCGTGTTCATGGGCGACTTCCCACTCATGACTCCGCGCGGCACCTTCATCATCAACGGCACTGAGCGTGTCGTTGTCTCCCAGCTGGTTCGTAGCCCCGGCGTTTACTTCGAACGAACTGCCGACAAGACCTCCGACAAGGACATCTTCGGCTGCCGCTTCATCCCCTCTAGGGGTGCTTGGCTCGAGATGGAGATCGACAAGCGCGAGAACGTTGGCGTTCGCATCGACCGTAAGCGCAAGCAGTCCGCCACCATCTTCCTGCGCGCCCTCGGCATGACCCCCGAGGAAATCCGCTCGGAATTCAAGGACTACCCGGTAATGCTGGAAACCCTCGAGAAGGATCCAGAAGCGATCCGCACCACCGAGGATGCCCAGACTGACATTTACAGGAAGATCCGCCCGGGCGAACCGGCTTCTGCTGAAGCTGGCCGGTCGCTGCTAGAGGGCTTCTACTTCAACGACAAGCGCTACGATCTGGCAAAAGTTGGTCGCTACAAGATCAACAAGAAGCTGGGAATCGAAACTTCTCTGGACGAATCCACCCTGCGCATTGAAGACATCATCACCGCCTTCAAGTACCTGCTAGCGATTCACGCCGGCCAGCGTACCTTCCCCGGCGTGCGCAAGGGCCAGGAAGTCGAGATGCGCGTAGAGACCGACGACATCGATCACTTCGGCAACCGTCGCATCCGCGCCGTCGGCGAACTGATCCAGGTGCAGGTGCGCACCGGTATGTCCCGTATGGAAAGGGTCGTGCGCGAACGCATGACCACTCAGGACGTTGAAGCGATCACCCCGCAGACCCTGATCAACATTCGCCCAGTGGTTGCGGCAATCAAGGAATTCTTCGGTACTTCGCAGCTGTCGCAGTTCATGGACCAGAACAACCCGCTGGCTGGACTTACCCACAAGCGCCGTCTGTCCGCCCTCGGCCCCGGTGGTCTATCCCGTGACCGTGCAGGCATGGAAGTCCGCGACGTTCACCCGTCCCACTACGGCCGCATGTGCCCGATTGAAACCCCTGAAGGCCCGAACATTGGTCTGATTGGTTCGCTGGCATCCTACGCGCGCATCAACCCCTTCGGTTTCGTGGAAACCCCGTACCGTCGCGTTGTCGACGGCAAGGTCACCGACGAACTGGAATATCTAACTGCAGACGACGAGAACGGCAGCTACATTGCGCAGGCGTCCACCCCGATGGACGACGAGGGCAACATTCTTGGTGAAGAAGTTGTCTGCCGTATCGCAGGCGGCGACCCCGCACTGGTACCCGTCGAGGACGTCGACTACATTGACGTGTCCGCACGTCAGATGTGCTCGGTTGCAACCGCACTGATTCCGTTCCTGGAACACGACGACGCAAACCGCGCACTAATGGGCGCGAACATGCAGCGTCAGGCTGTGCCGCTACTGAAGACTGAGGCCCCGATGGTGGGCACCGGCATGGAGCGCCGCTGCGCTATTGACGCCGGCGATTCCGTAGTAGCCGCCAAGGCTGGCGTCGTTGAAGAACTGGATGCGGACGCGATCTCGGTTCTAAATGACGACGGCACCCACCAGGTTTACAAGCTGGAAAAGTTCGAGCGCTCGAACCCCGGCAACTGCTCTAACCAGCACGTTGCTGTAGAGGTAGGCCAGCGTGTCGAAAAGGGCGACCTGCTGGCCGACGGTCCTGCGACCGACGGTGGCGAACTCGCCCTCGGTAAGAACCTGCTAGTTGCCTACATGTCTTGGGAAGGCCTGAACTACGAGGACGCGATCATCCTTTCGCGTCGCGTGGTGCAGGACGACGTCCTCACTTCGATCCACATCGAAGAGCACGAAATTGATGCTCGCGAAACCAAGCTGGGTCTTGAGGAAATTACCCGTGACATCCCGAACGTTGGCGAGGACGCCCTGGCCAACCTAGACGAGCGCGGCATCATCCGCATTGGCGCAGAGGTCACTTCCGGCGACATCCTGGTTGGCAAGGTCACCCCTAAGGGCGAAACCGAACTGACTTCGGAAGAGCGTCTGCTGCGCGCCATCTTCGGCGAGAAGGCACGCGAGGTGCGCGACACCTCGATGCGTGTTCCTCACGGCGAATCCGGCATCGTCATTGGCGTACGCGAATTCAATGACGAAGAGGACGAATTACCCCCGGGCGTAAAGCACATGGTGCGCGTCTACGTTGCGCAGCGCCGCAAGATTACCGTTGGCGACAAGATGTCTGGTCGTCACGGTAACAAGGGTGTTGTTTCGAAGATTCTGCCGGTCGAGGACATGCCGTTCATGGAAGATGGCACCCCGGTTGACATTATCCTGAACCCGCTGGGCGTGCCCGGCCGTATGAACGTCGGCCAGGTACTAGAGATGCACCTTGGGTGGATCGCTTCGCAGGGTTGGGACGCTACCGAGGCCCTGAAGAACAACGAAGAGTGGACCAAGCTACTGCCGAAGGACGGCCTGAAGGCCCCGGCACGTTCGCTGCTGGCCACCCCGGTGTTCGACGGCGTGCAGCAGGAAGAACTCAACGGCCTGCTCACCTGCACTCTGCCTAACCGCGACGGCGTGCGCATGGTCAACGACCTGGGCAAGGCTCAGCTGTTCGACGGCCGCTCCGGCGAACCGTTCCCGTACCGCATCGCGGTCGGCTACAAGTACATGCTGAAGCTACACCACTTGGTTGACGACAAGATCCACGCCCGTTCGACCGGCCCGTACTCGATGATTACTCAGCAGCCGCTGGGTGGTAAGGCGCAGTTCGGCGGCCAGCGTTTCGGCGAAATGGAAGTTTGGGCAATGGAGGCATACGGTGCCGCCTACGCCTTGCAGGAACTGCTAACCGTGAAGTCTGACGACATCGTCGGGCGCGTGAAGGTTTACGAGGCGATCGTAAAGGGTGACGACATTCCGGAACCGGGTATCCCCGAATCGTTCCGCGTGCTCATCCAGGAAATGCGTTCTCTGTGCCTGAACGTTGAGGCACTTGACGCAGAAGGCACAGCGGTTTCGCTGCGCGACGAAGAGGACGATGCTGGCCGTGCAACCGAGGAGCTGGGGATCAACCTTGGCGCTAGGCCGAACGCTGCATCTTCCACGCTGGATGAGATTTAA
- a CDS encoding DNA-directed RNA polymerase subunit beta' — MDAKAFEKLHIGLATAEDIRGWSHGEVKKPETINYRTLKPEKDGLFCERIFGPTRDWECACGKYKRVRYKGIICERCGVEVTKSNVRRERMGHIELAAPVTHIWYFKGVPSRLGYLLNLAPKDLEKVIYFAAYMITEVDEEARHADMPSLRNELDVEIKRVSEGVDSAINRRAEKLEKDLATLEAEGKPTKAQLDKLKKAADKEMGQIRRKAEQTLKRLDDMWDKFVNLKVGDLEGDELMYRELDSRYGIYFKGSKGAAAVQKRLENFDLEGEAEALRETIATNTGQRKTRALKRLKVVNAFLRTGNSPQGMVLDCIPVIPPDLRPMVQLDGGRFATSDLNDLYRRVINRNNRLKRLLDLGAPEIIINNEKRMLQESVDALFDNGRRGRPVSGPGNRPLKSLSDMLKGKQGRFRQNLLGKRVDYSGRSVIVVGPQLHLHQCGLPKQMALELFKPFVMKRLVDHNYAQNVKAAKRMVERQRSQVWDVLDEVIREHPVLLNRAPTLHRLGIQAFEPVLVEGKAIQLHPLVCGAFNADFDGDQMAVHLPLGAEAQAEARILMLSANNILKPSDGRPVTMPSQDMIIGLFHLSSEPDPAVEVKKDEDGNPVVRYFSSVAEAIMAFDLGELDLNAKARIRFEDIVPPVDWQAPEGWQDGDPVVLETSLGRAILNETLPVDYPFVDKVVDKKVLGTIVNTLAERYPKVVTAASLDALKAAGFHWSTWSGISIAFSDVVSPEVKKEILADYEKRAADVQSNYDLGLITDDDRYREVVAIWTECTAKVAEAMRANFPVRNTVFRMVSSGARGNWDQIRQIAGMRGLVSDPKQKLIERPIKSNYREGLTVLEYFTATHGARKGLADTALRTADSGYLTRRLVDVSQDVIVREEDCGTRRGLTMNIGSIGEDGKAVRSDIVETTAFARTLLKDAVDADGNVVAEAGADVGDALIDKLIDAGITTIKVRSVLTCESSVGTCAACYGRSLATGKRVDIGEAVGIIAAQSIGEPGTQLTMRTFHTGGAAGASDITQGLPRVQELFEARTPKGEAAITEAAGRVKIVDEADGPRVVTITRDDGEADLEIEVSRRQKLLVKDGDHVGVGQQLVEGRVDPKKVLRVLGVNATQKQLVDEVQEVYRSQGVDIHAKHVEVIVRQMLRRVTVLDSGDTKLLPGELVDTMRFRDENRRTVAEGGKPAAGRPELMGITKASLATDSWLSAASFQETTKVLTEAAMNGKDDPLLGLKENVILGKLIPAGTGLSNYQHVNVEPTAEAMANVGWSEDDFRVGEVDDDFLAGINFETAFRNGL, encoded by the coding sequence ATGGACGCAAAGGCATTTGAAAAACTACACATTGGTCTTGCTACTGCAGAAGATATTCGCGGCTGGTCTCACGGCGAGGTAAAGAAGCCCGAGACCATCAACTACCGTACTCTGAAGCCCGAAAAGGACGGCCTGTTCTGCGAGCGGATCTTCGGACCTACCCGCGACTGGGAATGTGCGTGTGGCAAGTACAAGCGCGTGCGGTACAAGGGCATCATTTGTGAACGCTGTGGCGTAGAGGTAACCAAGTCGAACGTGCGCCGTGAGCGCATGGGCCACATTGAACTGGCCGCCCCGGTTACTCACATCTGGTACTTCAAGGGTGTGCCTTCCCGCCTCGGCTACCTGCTGAATCTGGCTCCGAAGGACCTAGAGAAGGTCATCTACTTCGCTGCCTACATGATCACCGAGGTAGACGAAGAGGCCAGGCATGCAGATATGCCGTCGCTGCGCAACGAGCTGGATGTTGAAATCAAGCGCGTTTCAGAGGGCGTTGACTCTGCTATTAACCGCAGAGCTGAGAAGCTCGAGAAGGATCTGGCCACGCTGGAGGCCGAAGGCAAGCCCACCAAGGCTCAGCTGGACAAGCTGAAGAAGGCCGCCGACAAGGAAATGGGGCAGATCCGCCGCAAGGCAGAGCAGACCCTGAAGCGCCTTGACGACATGTGGGACAAGTTCGTAAACTTGAAGGTCGGTGACCTAGAGGGCGACGAACTGATGTACCGCGAGCTGGATTCGCGCTACGGAATCTACTTCAAGGGTTCGAAGGGCGCGGCTGCCGTGCAGAAGCGCCTCGAAAACTTCGACCTCGAGGGCGAAGCAGAAGCACTGCGCGAAACCATCGCTACCAACACCGGCCAGCGGAAGACCCGCGCTCTGAAGCGTCTGAAGGTAGTAAACGCCTTCCTGCGCACCGGCAACTCGCCGCAGGGCATGGTGCTGGATTGCATCCCGGTCATCCCGCCGGATCTGCGCCCAATGGTGCAGCTGGACGGTGGCCGTTTTGCGACCTCGGACCTGAACGATCTGTACCGTCGCGTGATCAACCGCAACAACCGTCTGAAGCGACTGCTTGATCTGGGCGCTCCCGAGATCATCATCAACAACGAAAAGCGCATGTTGCAGGAGTCGGTCGACGCCCTGTTCGACAACGGTCGTCGTGGCCGCCCGGTTTCGGGCCCCGGCAACCGCCCGCTGAAGTCCCTTTCGGACATGCTGAAGGGTAAGCAGGGTCGTTTCCGTCAGAACCTGCTGGGCAAGCGCGTGGACTACTCGGGCCGTTCAGTCATCGTGGTTGGTCCGCAGCTGCACCTGCACCAGTGTGGCCTGCCCAAGCAGATGGCCCTGGAACTGTTCAAGCCCTTCGTAATGAAGCGTCTGGTCGACCACAACTACGCCCAGAACGTGAAGGCTGCAAAGCGCATGGTGGAACGCCAGCGCTCGCAAGTGTGGGATGTGCTGGACGAAGTCATTCGCGAGCACCCCGTGCTGCTGAACCGTGCACCTACGCTGCACCGTCTAGGCATTCAGGCGTTCGAACCGGTACTGGTTGAAGGTAAGGCTATTCAGCTGCACCCGCTGGTATGTGGTGCGTTCAACGCCGACTTCGACGGTGACCAGATGGCAGTCCACTTGCCGCTGGGTGCTGAGGCGCAGGCTGAAGCCCGCATCTTGATGCTGTCCGCAAACAACATCCTGAAGCCGTCTGACGGCCGTCCGGTTACCATGCCTTCGCAGGATATGATCATCGGCCTGTTCCACCTGTCCTCTGAGCCCGACCCGGCAGTCGAGGTAAAGAAGGACGAGGACGGCAACCCGGTTGTGCGTTACTTCTCCTCTGTAGCCGAAGCCATCATGGCCTTCGATCTGGGCGAACTGGATCTGAATGCCAAGGCTCGCATCCGCTTTGAGGACATTGTCCCGCCGGTCGATTGGCAGGCTCCGGAAGGCTGGCAGGACGGGGATCCCGTCGTGCTGGAGACTTCCCTCGGGCGCGCCATTTTGAACGAGACCTTGCCTGTGGATTACCCGTTCGTAGACAAGGTCGTTGACAAGAAGGTGCTCGGCACCATCGTCAACACCCTGGCAGAGCGGTACCCGAAGGTTGTCACCGCAGCCTCCTTGGATGCGCTGAAGGCAGCCGGTTTCCACTGGTCTACCTGGTCTGGTATTTCCATCGCGTTCAGCGACGTTGTCAGCCCCGAGGTGAAGAAGGAAATTCTGGCCGACTACGAGAAGCGGGCAGCAGACGTGCAGTCGAACTACGACCTCGGTCTGATTACCGACGACGATCGTTACCGCGAAGTTGTGGCGATTTGGACCGAATGTACTGCGAAGGTTGCAGAGGCAATGCGCGCGAACTTCCCGGTTCGCAACACCGTGTTCCGCATGGTCTCCTCTGGCGCCCGTGGTAACTGGGACCAGATCCGCCAGATCGCCGGTATGCGTGGCCTGGTGTCGGACCCGAAGCAGAAGCTGATCGAGCGTCCTATCAAGTCCAACTACCGCGAAGGCCTAACGGTTCTGGAATACTTCACCGCAACCCACGGCGCCCGTAAGGGTCTGGCTGACACGGCGCTGCGTACCGCAGACTCCGGTTACCTGACCCGTCGTCTGGTTGACGTGTCTCAGGATGTCATCGTTCGCGAAGAAGACTGTGGCACCCGCCGCGGCCTGACCATGAACATTGGTTCCATTGGCGAGGACGGCAAGGCAGTGCGTTCTGACATCGTCGAGACCACCGCATTTGCGCGTACCCTTCTGAAGGATGCCGTGGACGCGGATGGCAACGTTGTTGCCGAGGCCGGCGCAGATGTGGGCGACGCGCTGATCGACAAGCTGATCGATGCTGGAATCACCACCATCAAGGTGCGTTCCGTGCTGACTTGCGAGTCCTCAGTTGGTACCTGTGCTGCTTGTTACGGGCGTTCGCTCGCCACCGGCAAGCGTGTGGACATCGGTGAGGCCGTAGGCATTATCGCCGCCCAGTCCATTGGTGAGCCCGGTACTCAGCTGACGATGCGTACGTTCCACACCGGTGGTGCTGCTGGTGCTTCGGACATTACCCAGGGTCTGCCCCGTGTGCAGGAGCTCTTCGAAGCTCGTACCCCGAAGGGTGAAGCTGCGATCACCGAGGCCGCCGGCCGCGTGAAGATCGTCGACGAAGCAGACGGCCCGCGCGTGGTTACCATTACCCGCGACGACGGTGAAGCCGACCTCGAGATCGAGGTTTCGCGCCGCCAGAAGCTGCTGGTAAAGGACGGCGACCATGTGGGCGTCGGACAGCAGTTGGTCGAAGGCCGTGTAGACCCCAAGAAGGTGCTGCGCGTCCTCGGCGTGAACGCCACCCAGAAGCAGTTGGTTGACGAAGTGCAGGAAGTGTACCGTTCCCAGGGCGTGGATATTCACGCCAAGCACGTCGAAGTCATTGTGCGCCAGATGCTGCGCCGCGTGACCGTGCTGGATTCGGGCGACACCAAGTTGCTGCCCGGCGAACTGGTAGACACTATGCGTTTCCGCGACGAGAACAGGCGGACCGTGGCCGAGGGCGGCAAGCCCGCTGCGGGCCGTCCTGAGCTGATGGGTATCACCAAGGCGTCGCTGGCAACGGATTCTTGGCTATCTGCAGCATCCTTCCAGGAAACCACCAAGGTCCTGACAGAAGCTGCTATGAACGGCAAGGACGATCCGCTGCTCGGCCTCAAGGAAAACGTTATCCTTGGTAAGTTGATCCCGGCCGGTACCGGCCTGAGCAACTACCAGCACGTGAACGTAGAGCCCACCGCCGAGGCGATGGCTAACGTTGGCTGGTCTGAAGATGACTTCCGCGTAGGCGAGGTAGACGATGATTTCTTGGCAGGAATCAACTTCGAAACCGCCTTCCGCAACGGTCTGTAA
- the rpsL gene encoding 30S ribosomal protein S12 codes for MPTIQQLVRKGRQSRRSKVSTPALKGSPQRRGVCTRVYTTTPKKPNSALRKVARVRLSSGIEVSAYIPGEGHNLQEHSIVLVRGGRVKDLPGVRYRIVRGSLDTQGVRDRKQARSRYGAKKEK; via the coding sequence GTGCCTACTATTCAGCAGTTGGTGCGCAAGGGTCGTCAGTCCAGGCGTAGCAAGGTGTCCACACCTGCGCTTAAAGGCTCCCCGCAGCGCCGTGGCGTGTGCACCCGCGTGTACACCACCACCCCGAAGAAGCCGAACTCCGCTCTGCGTAAGGTTGCCCGTGTGCGCCTTTCGTCTGGCATCGAAGTTTCGGCGTACATTCCCGGCGAAGGCCACAACCTTCAGGAACACTCCATCGTGCTGGTGCGCGGTGGCCGTGTGAAGGACCTTCCCGGTGTCCGCTACCGTATTGTCCGCGGCTCGCTAGACACCCAGGGTGTACGCGACCGCAAGCAGGCTCGTTCCCGCTACGGCGCAAAGAAGGAGAAGTAG